A single Actinomadura algeriensis DNA region contains:
- a CDS encoding alpha/beta fold hydrolase yields the protein MIYKSETGERELLRRYRAHLAGWPVPAGHVRVPTREGETFVVVSGPEGAPPVVLLHGSGANATMWRDDVAAWSRDFRVFAVDLVGEPGLSAPSRPVLGTDAPALWLDDVLDGLGLAGAALVGASLGGWIALDYAVRRPERVRRLGLLCPGGVGRQKVAWLVKSLLLRAVGRGGVRRSAADVTGLPDGPVLDGLVLTFEEFRPRTERLPVFPDEALRGLGMPVLVIVGGRDVMFDSRGTARRVRTCVPNSTVVLLPETGHAILGQTRTVAAFLAGG from the coding sequence GTGATCTACAAGTCCGAGACCGGGGAGCGTGAGCTTCTGCGGCGGTACCGGGCGCACCTGGCCGGGTGGCCGGTGCCCGCCGGGCACGTGCGGGTGCCGACGCGGGAGGGCGAGACGTTCGTGGTGGTCTCCGGGCCGGAGGGTGCACCGCCGGTGGTGCTGCTGCACGGGTCGGGGGCGAACGCGACGATGTGGCGGGACGACGTCGCCGCGTGGTCGCGGGACTTCCGCGTGTTCGCCGTCGACCTGGTCGGCGAGCCGGGGCTGAGCGCGCCGTCCCGTCCGGTGCTGGGGACGGACGCGCCCGCGCTGTGGCTGGACGACGTGCTGGACGGGCTCGGCCTCGCGGGCGCCGCGTTGGTCGGGGCGTCGCTCGGCGGCTGGATCGCCCTCGACTACGCGGTCCGGCGCCCGGAGCGGGTGCGGCGGCTGGGGTTGCTGTGCCCCGGCGGCGTGGGCCGGCAGAAAGTGGCCTGGCTCGTGAAGTCGCTGCTCCTGCGGGCGGTCGGGCGCGGCGGGGTGCGCCGGTCGGCGGCGGACGTCACGGGGCTGCCGGATGGGCCGGTCCTCGACGGGCTCGTGCTGACCTTCGAGGAGTTCAGGCCGCGGACGGAGCGGCTCCCGGTGTTCCCCGACGAGGCGCTGCGCGGGCTGGGCATGCCCGTCCTGGTGATCGTCGGGGGACGCGACGTCATGTTCGACTCGCGCGGGACGGCGCGGCGCGTGCGGACGTGCGTCCCGAACTCGACCGTGGTCCTGCTGCCGGAGACCGGGCACGCGATCCTCGGTCAGACGAGGACGGTCGCGGCGTTCCTCGCGGGCGGCTGA
- a CDS encoding WS/DGAT/MGAT family O-acyltransferase, with translation MGQLTTVDATFLHAENGTTHAHIAGVGVVDPAGCPGGRLTAPLVAALIRERAHLAAPLRQRLVHVPFSLDHPYWEDDPDFTPERHITEIGLPAPGNRRQLADVVAMLHERPLDRARPLWEIVIIQGLEGGLTAVYAKVHHAATDGVMAAETLAALLDLTPEPRDVHADAPADADAGRTPERAPALGDMLRTGLLKAALHPLKAALSMARAVPHVDEIPGVAAIPGVGLASAFVQGALRREGLPRVPRSSAPPTPFNRPIGPRRAVACGELPLDEIKKVGRGLGGSVNDVVMALCATALRQWLDKRGELPDRPLVAGVPVSLRGGRSTTDACNQVSIMTTPLATHIPDPAGRYTAVRRDMDLVKRRFAVTSGSWVRELSGLVPAPVAGPLTRLVLQAGAAVSLRPINLVISNVPGPQFPLYLCGARVLGYYPISVVTDVSGGLNITVFSYDGRVDIGIVACRDLVPDPAEIIDHLEDALDELKALAVG, from the coding sequence ATGGGCCAGCTGACCACCGTGGACGCGACCTTTCTCCACGCCGAGAACGGCACCACCCACGCGCACATCGCCGGGGTGGGCGTCGTCGACCCCGCGGGATGCCCCGGCGGGCGGCTCACCGCCCCGCTGGTGGCCGCGCTGATCCGCGAGCGCGCGCACCTCGCCGCGCCGCTGCGGCAGCGGCTCGTCCACGTGCCGTTCTCCCTCGACCACCCCTACTGGGAGGACGACCCCGACTTCACGCCCGAACGGCACATCACCGAGATCGGGCTGCCCGCGCCGGGGAATCGGCGCCAGCTCGCCGACGTCGTCGCCATGCTCCACGAACGGCCCCTCGACCGCGCGCGCCCGCTCTGGGAGATCGTCATCATCCAGGGCCTAGAAGGGGGCCTCACCGCCGTCTACGCCAAGGTGCACCACGCCGCCACCGACGGCGTCATGGCCGCCGAGACCCTCGCCGCCCTGCTCGACCTCACCCCCGAACCCCGCGACGTCCACGCCGACGCGCCCGCCGACGCCGACGCCGGACGGACGCCCGAACGCGCGCCCGCGCTCGGCGACATGCTCCGCACCGGCCTGCTCAAGGCCGCCCTGCACCCGCTCAAGGCCGCGCTGTCGATGGCCCGCGCCGTCCCGCACGTCGACGAGATCCCGGGCGTCGCCGCGATCCCCGGCGTGGGACTCGCGTCCGCGTTCGTCCAGGGCGCGCTCCGCCGCGAGGGCCTGCCGCGCGTGCCCCGCTCCAGCGCGCCGCCCACCCCGTTCAACCGCCCGATCGGCCCGCGCCGCGCGGTCGCCTGCGGCGAGCTGCCCCTCGACGAGATCAAGAAGGTCGGGCGGGGCCTCGGCGGCAGCGTCAACGACGTCGTCATGGCGCTGTGCGCGACCGCGCTGCGGCAGTGGCTCGACAAGCGCGGCGAACTGCCCGACCGCCCGCTCGTCGCGGGCGTCCCGGTGTCGCTGCGCGGCGGCCGCTCCACCACCGACGCGTGCAACCAGGTCTCGATCATGACCACGCCGCTCGCCACCCACATCCCCGACCCCGCCGGCCGGTACACGGCCGTCCGCCGCGACATGGACCTCGTCAAGCGGCGCTTCGCCGTCACCTCCGGCAGCTGGGTGCGGGAGCTGAGCGGCCTCGTCCCCGCGCCCGTCGCCGGGCCGCTGACGCGGCTCGTCCTGCAGGCCGGCGCCGCCGTCTCGCTCCGCCCGATCAACCTGGTGATCTCGAACGTGCCGGGCCCGCAGTTCCCGCTGTACCTGTGCGGCGCCCGCGTCCTCGGCTACTACCCGATCTCCGTGGTCACCGACGTCAGCGGCGGCCTCAACATCACCGTCTTCTCCTACGACGGCCGCGTCGACATCGGCATCGTGGCCTGCCGCGACCTCGTCCCCGACCCGGCCGAGATCATCGACCACCTCGAGGACGCCCTCGACGAGCTCAAGGCGCTCGCCGTGGGCTGA
- a CDS encoding FAD-dependent oxidoreductase — translation MRVLIVGAGVAGLSAARGLALAGHDVEVYEAAPELRTEGGSISIWPATVGVLREFRVDLDGAGRRLEAMVSLSPRGRRLGTIDLTAVERAFDGLPALHIARRELVERLADGVPVRYGHEITEVDPDRAEIVFADGTTARGDLLVGADGRRSVVRRALGGGEARLNGWVTWQAFTALPADIVDAGRTVLVSNGRSLGSIAPAGHGRALWWFDLRAKPGSRFWGDAPDILDRLRARFGRWPDPFPAVLEHAETAAFHPHHLHRVPSTWGRGPTTLLGDAVHTMPPAMAMGAAQAVEDAWALSRTPDDPRAYERARTKTVRRVARMVATEMPSRQGPLTGLVPDARSGKSYVKWLRSATDYL, via the coding sequence ATGAGAGTACTCATCGTCGGTGCGGGCGTCGCGGGGTTGAGCGCGGCGCGCGGCCTCGCCCTCGCCGGCCACGACGTCGAGGTGTACGAGGCGGCGCCCGAACTCCGCACCGAGGGCGGCTCGATCTCCATCTGGCCCGCGACCGTCGGCGTCCTGCGCGAGTTCAGGGTCGACCTCGACGGCGCGGGCCGCCGCCTGGAGGCGATGGTGAGCCTCTCGCCGCGCGGCCGCCGCCTCGGCACGATCGACCTCACCGCCGTCGAGCGCGCCTTCGACGGCCTGCCCGCCCTGCACATCGCCCGCCGCGAACTGGTCGAGCGCCTCGCCGACGGTGTGCCCGTCCGCTACGGGCACGAGATCACCGAGGTCGACCCGGACCGCGCGGAGATCGTCTTCGCCGACGGGACGACCGCGCGCGGCGACCTGCTCGTCGGCGCCGACGGCCGCCGCTCGGTCGTCCGGCGGGCCCTCGGCGGCGGCGAGGCGCGGCTCAACGGCTGGGTCACCTGGCAGGCGTTCACCGCCCTGCCCGCCGACATCGTCGACGCCGGACGGACCGTGCTCGTCTCCAACGGGCGGTCGCTCGGCAGCATCGCCCCCGCCGGGCACGGCCGCGCGCTGTGGTGGTTCGACCTGCGCGCCAAGCCCGGAAGCCGCTTCTGGGGCGACGCGCCCGACATCCTGGACCGGCTGCGCGCGCGGTTCGGCCGCTGGCCCGACCCGTTCCCCGCGGTGCTCGAGCACGCCGAGACCGCCGCCTTCCACCCGCACCACCTGCACCGCGTCCCGTCCACCTGGGGGCGGGGCCCGACCACCCTCCTCGGCGACGCCGTCCACACGATGCCCCCGGCGATGGCGATGGGCGCGGCCCAGGCCGTCGAGGACGCCTGGGCGCTGAGCCGCACCCCCGACGACCCGCGCGCCTACGAGCGCGCCCGCACCAAGACCGTCCGCCGCGTCGCCCGCATGGTCGCGACCGAGATGCCCAGCCGCCAGGGGCCGCTCACCGGGCTCGTCCCGGACGCCCGCTCCGGCAAGTCGTACGTCAAGTGGCTCCGCTCCGCCACCGACTACCTCTAG
- a CDS encoding transcriptional regulator, protein MDDARWRDERAALDAARARLGEVADGLYPDVPRVAGTPLRCADGWVPDAPVPLGDVRLEWDPAPAPPAVADPPDGLPPGHRTYAEAMGALARPKVFENRPAYRLVGVDLPVLRLAPARYFDGVNVGESAAHELAAGRHGLRERIGDPCDLARRTALPAVTTVTVTTSGTYLLHRRDAAKVAHAGGLYQVMPVGVFQPLRAADERRDLDLWRCMVREYAEEVLGRDEDYGAGFDQDAWPFHRALTGARRDGRVRAYLLGLGVDPLTFALDVLTVVVFDDDAFAGLLGDVVEVNAEGEVSRAPFDGTVPAPMQPAGAAALELAWRHRAALGISPCSLWGDDPPTPPA, encoded by the coding sequence ATGGACGACGCGCGGTGGCGGGACGAACGGGCGGCGCTCGACGCGGCGCGGGCGCGGCTCGGCGAGGTCGCGGACGGCCTGTACCCGGACGTCCCGCGCGTCGCGGGCACCCCGCTGCGGTGCGCGGACGGGTGGGTGCCGGACGCGCCCGTCCCGCTCGGCGACGTCCGGCTGGAGTGGGACCCCGCGCCCGCGCCGCCCGCCGTCGCCGACCCGCCGGACGGCCTGCCGCCCGGCCACCGGACGTACGCGGAGGCCATGGGGGCGCTCGCGCGGCCGAAGGTGTTCGAGAACCGGCCCGCCTACCGGCTCGTCGGCGTCGACCTGCCCGTGCTGCGGCTGGCGCCCGCGCGGTACTTCGACGGCGTCAACGTCGGCGAGTCCGCCGCGCACGAGCTGGCGGCGGGACGGCACGGCCTGCGGGAGCGGATCGGCGACCCGTGCGACCTCGCCCGCCGGACGGCCCTCCCGGCGGTCACGACCGTGACCGTGACGACGTCCGGCACCTACCTGCTGCACCGGCGGGACGCGGCGAAGGTCGCCCACGCGGGCGGCCTCTACCAGGTGATGCCGGTCGGGGTGTTCCAGCCGCTGCGGGCGGCGGACGAGCGCCGCGACCTCGACCTGTGGCGCTGCATGGTGCGCGAGTACGCCGAGGAGGTGCTCGGCCGGGACGAGGACTACGGCGCCGGGTTCGACCAGGACGCGTGGCCGTTCCACCGCGCGCTGACGGGCGCCCGGCGGGACGGGCGGGTGCGGGCGTACCTGCTCGGGCTCGGCGTCGACCCGCTGACGTTCGCGCTGGACGTCCTGACCGTGGTGGTGTTCGACGACGACGCGTTCGCCGGGCTGCTCGGGGACGTGGTCGAGGTGAACGCGGAGGGCGAGGTGTCGCGGGCGCCGTTCGACGGGACGGTCCCGGCGCCGATGCAACCGGCGGGCGCCGCCGCGCTGGAGCTCGCGTGGCGCCACCGGGCGGCGCTCGGGATCAGCCCGTGTTCCCTGTGGGGGGACGACCCCCCTACACCCCCCGCCTGA
- a CDS encoding DUF6801 domain-containing protein: MRLRRRLAALAVGLAALLPGTMVATPAHALPPDIVPEVGVDTGRFKLPIGCTITLAGIPVFYLPTDVDVQGVAPVQLGPGQEFWLTQGSGSITFPSWLTALTPILGIETADAKVTNLSIGAENATPETINIAEDDPFVIDDIAITPGEELEVGLPLDGTFDVGPYTAPDDGAVTFKFDGAVAEIALNSSLGFSIPIKADCKATQGNALLRVGVGGPEGQPPAKIQGAPLDFAEPDSNEVIGIINAPYECSLNGTPLNVGIAVGGNFPLSMRRGSSFSFTDASGALTIPAETVNQLIDMGYTSASGEVTKLDLNVEGGSPAIDNVADGGIDIPTVQLVRDQKIVLSLPANGTLTAGPYSANAGAESVAVSMGDAAANFTFNGSTKATATCETPSPTVYLVDTPVT; encoded by the coding sequence ATGAGACTCAGACGCAGGCTCGCGGCCTTGGCCGTCGGGCTGGCCGCACTTCTGCCGGGGACGATGGTCGCCACCCCGGCGCACGCGCTGCCGCCGGACATCGTCCCCGAGGTCGGGGTGGACACCGGACGCTTCAAACTGCCGATCGGCTGCACGATCACGCTGGCCGGCATCCCGGTCTTCTACCTTCCGACGGACGTCGACGTGCAGGGCGTCGCGCCCGTCCAGCTGGGCCCCGGCCAGGAGTTCTGGCTGACGCAGGGGTCGGGCAGCATCACGTTCCCGTCGTGGCTGACGGCGCTCACCCCCATCCTGGGGATCGAGACGGCGGACGCGAAGGTGACGAACCTCAGCATCGGCGCGGAGAACGCGACGCCGGAGACGATCAACATCGCCGAGGACGACCCGTTCGTGATCGACGACATCGCGATCACGCCGGGTGAGGAGCTGGAGGTCGGACTGCCGCTGGACGGCACGTTCGACGTCGGGCCGTACACGGCGCCGGACGACGGCGCGGTGACGTTCAAGTTCGACGGGGCGGTCGCGGAGATCGCGCTGAACTCCTCGCTCGGGTTCAGCATCCCGATCAAGGCCGACTGCAAGGCGACCCAGGGCAACGCGCTGCTGCGGGTCGGGGTCGGCGGGCCGGAGGGGCAGCCGCCCGCGAAGATCCAGGGCGCGCCGCTCGACTTCGCCGAGCCGGACTCGAACGAGGTCATCGGCATCATCAACGCCCCGTACGAGTGCAGCCTGAACGGGACGCCGCTGAACGTCGGCATCGCGGTCGGCGGCAACTTCCCGTTGTCGATGAGGCGCGGGTCGAGTTTCTCGTTCACGGACGCGTCCGGGGCGTTGACCATCCCGGCGGAGACGGTGAACCAGCTGATCGACATGGGTTACACGAGCGCGTCCGGTGAGGTGACGAAACTTGATCTGAACGTCGAGGGCGGGTCCCCGGCGATCGACAACGTCGCCGACGGCGGCATCGACATCCCGACCGTGCAGCTCGTCCGCGATCAGAAGATCGTCCTGTCGCTGCCCGCGAACGGGACGCTGACCGCGGGCCCGTACTCGGCGAACGCCGGCGCGGAGTCGGTGGCGGTGTCGATGGGCGACGCGGCCGCGAACTTCACGTTCAACGGTTCGACGAAGGCCACGGCGACCTGCGAGACGCCGTCGCCGACGGTGTACCTGGTCGACACCCCGGTGACCTGA
- the ddaH gene encoding dimethylargininase — protein sequence MTVMPAMEPAPARTALRRHYLMCRPEHFAVTYAINPWMDPAAGADAARAVAQWEALRAAYLRLGHEVSLIEPVAGLPDMVFAANGALVVGGRVYGARFTHAERRAEGPAYAAWLRANGFGEVREPEHVNEGEGDFLTLDHVILAGTGFRTEIAAHQEAQEFLGRPVVTLRLVDPRFYHLDTALFPLDGGNVAYFPGAFSPGSRAVLERLFPEAVVADERDAAVLGLNAVCDGRNVVINAEAEGLIGALREHGYDPVPVDLSELRKAGGGPKCCTLELRG from the coding sequence ATGACCGTCATGCCGGCGATGGAGCCAGCACCCGCGCGGACGGCGCTGCGGCGGCACTACCTGATGTGCCGTCCGGAGCACTTCGCCGTCACGTACGCGATCAACCCGTGGATGGATCCGGCGGCGGGCGCCGACGCCGCGCGGGCGGTGGCGCAGTGGGAGGCGCTGCGGGCCGCGTACCTGCGGCTGGGGCACGAGGTGAGCCTGATCGAGCCGGTCGCGGGCCTGCCGGACATGGTGTTCGCGGCGAACGGCGCGCTGGTCGTCGGCGGGCGGGTGTACGGGGCGCGGTTCACGCACGCGGAGCGGCGGGCCGAGGGCCCCGCGTACGCGGCGTGGCTGCGGGCGAACGGGTTCGGGGAGGTGCGGGAACCGGAGCACGTGAACGAGGGCGAGGGCGACTTCCTCACGCTCGACCACGTGATCCTGGCCGGGACGGGCTTCCGGACGGAGATCGCCGCGCACCAGGAGGCGCAGGAGTTCCTCGGACGTCCGGTGGTGACGCTCCGGCTCGTCGACCCGCGCTTCTACCACCTGGACACGGCGCTGTTCCCGCTGGACGGCGGCAACGTGGCCTACTTCCCGGGCGCGTTCTCCCCGGGCAGCAGGGCGGTGCTGGAGCGGCTGTTCCCCGAAGCGGTCGTGGCGGACGAGCGGGACGCGGCGGTGCTCGGGCTGAACGCCGTGTGCGACGGACGCAACGTGGTGATCAACGCCGAGGCCGAGGGGCTGATCGGCGCGCTGCGCGAGCACGGGTACGACCCGGTTCCGGTGGACCTGTCGGAACTGCGCAAGGCCGGTGGCGGCCCGAAGTGCTGCACGCTGGAGCTGCGCGGCTAG
- a CDS encoding MFS transporter: MDERRTAPIAWALWGVGIAAYVAAILHRTSFGVTGEDALHRFGASAGILATFTVVQLLVYAVLQVPVGLLLDRVGPRRLIAGGALAMAAGQALMAAATSVPLAVAARVVVAAGDAMTFISVLGIVGAWFAPARVPVVTQLTGLLGQLGQVLSAIPLVALLHGPGWGTAFGSAAALGVLVGVLALALLRDAPPDTARPASPTPREVGRELVAAWRQPGTRLGLWTHFVTQFTSNTFALMWGYPYLVSGQGMKPATASTLLTVFVLANMVSGPYIGRLVARHPLRRSWLVLGIVGLNAGAWAATLAWPPPAPAWLLVVLVLCVALGGPGAMIGFDFARTFNPPGRHGAATGIVNVGGSVGALVTILLIGVVLDAASSGGAAGNEYTPEAFRVAWTVQALVWTVGVAGVLRTRRLARRELRRSAGETVQQRADHA, from the coding sequence GTGGACGAACGTAGGACCGCCCCGATCGCGTGGGCGCTGTGGGGCGTGGGCATCGCCGCCTACGTCGCGGCGATCCTGCACCGGACGTCGTTCGGCGTCACCGGCGAGGACGCCCTGCACCGCTTCGGCGCGTCCGCCGGGATCCTCGCCACCTTCACCGTCGTCCAGCTGCTCGTCTACGCGGTGCTGCAGGTCCCCGTCGGGCTGCTGCTCGACCGGGTCGGACCCCGCCGGTTGATCGCGGGCGGCGCGCTGGCGATGGCCGCCGGGCAGGCGCTGATGGCCGCCGCGACGTCCGTCCCGCTCGCCGTCGCCGCCCGCGTCGTCGTCGCGGCCGGGGACGCCATGACGTTCATCAGCGTGCTCGGCATCGTCGGCGCCTGGTTCGCCCCCGCCCGCGTCCCCGTCGTCACCCAGCTCACCGGCCTGCTCGGCCAGCTCGGGCAGGTGCTCAGCGCGATCCCGCTCGTCGCCCTCCTGCACGGCCCCGGCTGGGGCACCGCGTTCGGGTCCGCCGCCGCGCTCGGCGTCCTGGTCGGCGTCCTCGCCCTCGCGCTGCTGCGGGACGCCCCGCCGGACACGGCGCGTCCCGCGTCCCCGACACCGCGCGAGGTCGGCCGCGAGCTCGTCGCCGCGTGGCGCCAGCCCGGCACCCGCCTCGGCCTCTGGACGCACTTCGTCACCCAGTTCACCTCGAACACCTTCGCCCTGATGTGGGGGTATCCGTACCTGGTGTCCGGGCAGGGCATGAAGCCCGCGACGGCCTCCACCCTCCTCACCGTCTTCGTCCTGGCCAACATGGTGTCCGGCCCCTACATCGGACGGCTCGTCGCGCGGCACCCGCTGCGCCGCTCGTGGCTCGTCCTCGGCATCGTCGGCCTCAACGCCGGGGCGTGGGCCGCGACCCTCGCCTGGCCGCCGCCCGCCCCCGCGTGGTTGCTGGTGGTCCTCGTCCTGTGCGTGGCGCTCGGCGGCCCCGGCGCCATGATCGGGTTCGACTTCGCCCGCACCTTCAATCCGCCCGGACGGCACGGCGCCGCGACCGGCATCGTCAACGTCGGCGGCTCGGTCGGCGCGCTCGTCACGATCCTGCTGATCGGCGTCGTCCTCGACGCCGCGTCGTCCGGCGGGGCGGCCGGGAACGAGTACACCCCCGAGGCGTTCCGCGTCGCCTGGACCGTCCAGGCCCTCGTCTGGACGGTCGGCGTCGCCGGGGTCCTGCGCACCCGCCGGCTCGCCCGCCGCGAACTCCGCCGGTCAGCGGGCGAAACCGTGCAGCAGCGCGCGGACCACGCCTGA
- a CDS encoding helix-turn-helix domain-containing protein translates to MSEPIEDVLAGVGERLRRLRREREVTLSALAESTGISVSTLSRLESGKRRPSLELLLPLAQAYQVPLDELVGAPEVGDPRVRLQPQKRGDLIVMPLTRRPGGIQAFKMIHPERPGKPEPRSHEGYEWLYVLNGRLRLILGDRDLVLEPGEAAEFDTRLPHWFAGVGGSAEVLCLMGPQGERMHMRAQPKRK, encoded by the coding sequence ATGAGCGAACCGATCGAGGACGTGCTGGCGGGGGTGGGGGAGCGGCTCCGGCGGCTGCGCCGGGAGCGGGAGGTGACGCTGTCCGCGCTGGCGGAGTCCACCGGCATCTCGGTGAGCACGCTGTCGCGGCTGGAGTCGGGCAAGCGGCGGCCCAGCCTGGAGCTCCTGCTCCCGCTCGCGCAGGCGTACCAGGTGCCGCTGGACGAACTGGTGGGCGCGCCCGAGGTCGGCGACCCGCGCGTCCGGTTGCAGCCGCAGAAGCGGGGCGACCTGATCGTCATGCCGCTGACGCGCCGTCCGGGCGGGATCCAGGCGTTCAAGATGATCCACCCGGAACGTCCGGGCAAGCCCGAGCCGAGATCGCACGAGGGCTACGAGTGGCTGTACGTGCTGAACGGGCGGCTGCGGCTCATCCTCGGCGACCGCGACCTGGTCCTGGAGCCGGGGGAGGCGGCCGAGTTCGACACCCGGCTGCCGCACTGGTTCGCGGGCGTCGGCGGGTCCGCCGAGGTGCTGTGCCTGATGGGGCCGCAGGGTGAGCGCATGCACATGCGCGCTCAACCCAAACGGAAGTGA
- a CDS encoding uracil-DNA glycosylase, with the protein MTARPLSEIVESGWANALQPVAGTIAAAGDWLRAEVAAGRRYLPAGNMILRAFTQPFDDVRVLIVGQDPYPTPGHAVGLSFSVAPDVRPLPASLINIFREYSSDLGHPEPSSGDLTPWADQGVLLLNRALTVMPGKIGSHRGKGWEQVTEQAIRALAARGRPLVAILWGRDARDLKPMLGGVPCIESPHPSPRSADSGFFGSRPFSRANEILQKQGAPPVDWKLP; encoded by the coding sequence ATGACGGCACGCCCCCTCTCAGAGATCGTCGAATCCGGCTGGGCGAACGCGCTGCAGCCCGTGGCCGGGACGATCGCCGCCGCCGGGGACTGGCTGCGCGCGGAAGTCGCGGCCGGCCGGCGCTACCTCCCCGCCGGGAACATGATCCTGCGCGCGTTCACCCAGCCCTTCGACGACGTCCGCGTCCTGATCGTCGGGCAGGACCCCTATCCCACCCCCGGGCACGCGGTCGGGCTCAGCTTCTCGGTCGCCCCGGACGTCCGGCCGCTGCCCGCGAGCCTGATCAACATCTTCCGCGAGTACAGCAGCGACCTCGGGCATCCCGAGCCGTCCAGCGGCGACCTCACGCCGTGGGCCGACCAGGGCGTCCTGCTGCTGAACAGGGCTTTGACCGTGATGCCGGGAAAGATCGGCTCGCACCGCGGCAAGGGCTGGGAGCAGGTCACCGAGCAGGCCATCCGGGCGCTCGCCGCGCGCGGCCGCCCGCTCGTCGCGATCCTGTGGGGCCGGGACGCCCGCGATCTCAAGCCGATGCTCGGCGGCGTCCCCTGCATCGAGTCGCCGCACCCGAGCCCCCGCTCGGCCGACAGCGGCTTCTTCGGCTCGCGCCCGTTCAGCCGCGCCAACGAGATCCTGCAGAAACAGGGCGCCCCGCCCGTCGACTGGAAACTGCCGTAG
- a CDS encoding NAD(P)/FAD-dependent oxidoreductase, which produces MSEHLGSDQREVLIIGGGPAGLSAALVLSRARRRVTVVDSGEPRNATAAHMHGFLSRDGMPPEELRKIGRTEVRGYGGEIVDGAVERTERTADGFAVALRDGTVLRGRRLLVTTGVVDELPDVPGLRERWGREVQMCPYCHGWEVRDQKIVVLATGPMSVHQALLITQWSKDVAFVVAEAPEGADAERLAARGVTVVVDEPARLTVESDRVTGLELAGGETVACDAVFLGPRMVARSGPLTDLGCEMNDDGFVKTDPFGLTSVPGVWAAGNVAKPAGQVITAAADAVWSAGLINMDLIEEEIERELAARS; this is translated from the coding sequence ATGAGCGAACACCTGGGGAGCGACCAGCGAGAAGTACTGATCATCGGCGGCGGCCCGGCGGGGCTCAGCGCGGCGCTCGTGCTGTCGCGCGCCCGCCGCCGCGTGACCGTCGTCGACTCCGGCGAGCCGCGCAACGCGACCGCCGCGCACATGCACGGGTTCCTGTCCCGCGACGGGATGCCGCCCGAGGAACTGCGGAAGATCGGCCGCACCGAGGTCCGCGGCTACGGCGGCGAGATCGTCGACGGCGCCGTCGAGCGCACCGAGCGGACCGCCGACGGCTTCGCGGTCGCCCTGCGGGACGGGACCGTCCTGCGGGGCAGGCGGCTCCTGGTGACCACCGGCGTCGTCGACGAACTCCCGGACGTCCCCGGCCTGCGCGAACGCTGGGGCCGCGAGGTGCAGATGTGCCCGTACTGCCACGGCTGGGAGGTCCGCGACCAGAAGATCGTCGTGCTGGCGACCGGCCCCATGTCGGTGCACCAGGCGCTCCTGATCACCCAGTGGTCGAAGGACGTCGCCTTCGTCGTCGCCGAGGCGCCGGAGGGCGCGGACGCCGAACGGCTCGCCGCGCGCGGCGTCACCGTCGTCGTGGACGAGCCGGCGCGGCTCACCGTCGAGAGCGACCGCGTCACCGGCCTCGAACTGGCCGGCGGCGAGACCGTCGCGTGCGACGCGGTCTTCCTCGGCCCGCGCATGGTCGCCCGCTCCGGCCCGCTGACCGACCTCGGCTGCGAGATGAATGACGACGGCTTCGTGAAGACCGACCCGTTCGGCCTGACCAGCGTCCCGGGCGTGTGGGCGGCGGGCAACGTCGCCAAGCCCGCCGGCCAGGTGATCACCGCGGCCGCCGACGCGGTCTGGTCCGCCGGGCTGATCAACATGGACCTCATCGAGGAGGAGATCGAGCGCGAGCTCGCCGCCCGTTCGTAG
- a CDS encoding TetR-like C-terminal domain-containing protein, whose translation MMARGRKPDPEVDARIRRAAVELLVGKGPSFTMDEVAAAAGVGRASVFRRYATKRDMLLDALRAAMDAQVTAVPDTGSLEGDLRVIVTETLAAWNSPAIAERTRETFGEAGRDPAVGEILRTSMRDRMSRSWAIYDRAVARGELSADADLWLLSDMFVGLVVYRGLIDVPQPDPSGVVRALLHGFAR comes from the coding sequence ATGATGGCTCGCGGCCGCAAGCCCGATCCCGAGGTCGACGCGCGCATCAGGCGGGCCGCGGTGGAGTTGCTGGTGGGCAAGGGGCCGTCGTTCACCATGGACGAGGTCGCGGCGGCCGCCGGGGTGGGCCGGGCCAGTGTCTTCCGGCGCTACGCGACGAAGCGCGACATGCTGCTCGACGCGCTCCGCGCCGCCATGGACGCCCAGGTGACGGCCGTCCCCGACACCGGCTCGCTCGAGGGCGACCTGCGCGTGATCGTCACCGAGACGCTCGCCGCCTGGAACTCGCCCGCCATCGCGGAACGGACCCGCGAGACGTTCGGCGAGGCGGGCCGGGACCCGGCCGTCGGCGAGATCCTCCGCACCTCCATGCGCGACCGGATGTCGCGGAGCTGGGCGATCTACGACCGGGCCGTCGCGCGCGGCGAGCTGTCCGCGGACGCCGATCTGTGGCTGCTGTCGGACATGTTCGTCGGCCTCGTCGTCTACCGCGGCCTCATCGACGTGCCGCAGCCCGACCCGTCAGGCGTGGTCCGCGCGCTGCTGCACGGTTTCGCCCGCTGA